Part of the Streptomyces antimycoticus genome, TTCTCGACGTAGTCGGTGGAGTGATTCGACGGCGAGACGACCTCGGCGACCAGGGCGACATCGCGAGGATGGAACGGCGCCATCGTATTCTCGGCGAACACCGCGTCCGGAACGACGATCAGATCAGGGCGCCGAAGTTTCCCGAGAGAGGCATCTTCCACCTCACCGCCCGTGTGGGCGACCAGGAAAGGCGGGATCTGCCGGTCGAGCTGCTGGCGGATACGCAGAGCGATGAACTCGTGCGGACGCGAGGGCGACATCATCATGACGATCTCGTCACCACTGATTTCATAGCCCCGGAACGGGTCCGGCGCGTGCTCGGCGAGCCGCTCCGCGATTTCCCGTAGACGCCCGTACTCCACGGCCGACGCTCCT contains:
- a CDS encoding Uma2 family endonuclease translates to MEYGRLREIAERLAEHAPDPFRGYEISGDEIVMMMSPSRPHEFIALRIRQQLDRQIPPFLVAHTGGEVEDASLGKLRRPDLIVVPDAVFAENTMAPFHPRDVALVAEVVSPSNHSTDYVEKMHDYPAMGIPLYLLVDPRKGTIAALSDPGPGLGGEGPRYRTRSDYAFGDEVTIGDWTLATTDLRTYPEDR